From Candidatus Dormiibacterota bacterium:
AAACAATCATCGTTACTGCTGCGCAGTGATTTGATTGAATATAGATAGCCGGTGACGCGAGGGCGCCCCGGTGGTGTGGGGAACCTGCGATTTTTGTGCAATCGACAGGATGTCGAACTTCCTTTGAATGTTGCACAAAAACGTAGGAGTAGGAAGCGCGCAGGATGCGCGCTGACGAACGTTTCCCCACACCACCGGGGCGCCCTCGCGTCACCGGCGGCGGCTAACGAAGAACCTTACGCGAGGCGCTTTTCGCAGGCGGCCCAATCGGTATTAGCAAGGAACGCTTCGATGTACTTCGGACGATCCGCCGGTTTGTAGTCGCGGAAGTACGCGTGCTCCCAAATGTCCAGCACCACGATCGGTTTGAATCCCGCGGGATGCCCCATCTCGTGTTCGGTGATCCAATGGTTGGTGATTTGACCGTTGGTCGGATCCATATAGGCGATCGCCCAGCCGATGCCGCGCATCGCGCCGACGGCGGAGAAATCTTTCTTCCACGCATCGAAGCTGCCGTATGCCGCCCCGAGCGCGTCGTAGAGTTTGCCGGATTTTAGTTCGGTCGGGCTCTTGGTCATGTTATCGAAGTACAATTCGTGCAAACGCATGCCGTTGTACTCCCAACCGAGCCTCCGCACGAGTTCGGCGTACGCGGGGTCGGAGCCGACGTTTTTGCCGGCCGCGCGCAATTCGCCGATACGCTCGTTGAGCAGGTTGGTGTTTTTGACGTAGCCTTCGTAGAGGCCGAAATGGATCTGCAGCGTCTCGTCGGAGATGCCGGCAAGACCCGAAAGTTCCCATTTATGTGGTGTATAAACGTTCATGCGAGGATTCTACCCTTCTAGTTCGATGACGTATCACGGCCTCTTCGGAGGCGCGTGGTCTTCTTCTTGCGACCCGGATCAGTCCGCTTGGGATGCGTCCGGCACGAGCACGATTTTGCCGATATGGCGACTGGACTCCATGCGCTCGTGGGCTTTTGCGGCTTCGCCGAACGTATAGAGTGAGTCGATCGCCGGTACGATGGCCATGCGCGCTTCGAGCAGGGGCCAGATGCGCTCGCGAAGTGAGCGAGCGATTGCGGCTTTCTCGGCCGTCGTGCGCGCTCGCAGGCTCGAGCCCATGATCGTCCCGCGTCTGCGCATCAGCTTGCCGATGTCGATCGTTGCGCTGGCGCCGCCCGCGGTTGCGATGCAGGCGATACGCCCATCGGTGGCGAGGCATTCGATGTCGCGCGCGATGTAGTCACCGCCGACGATGTCGAGGATCGCATCGACGCCGCGCCCGTCGGTAAGGCGCGCTACTTCTGCGACGAAATCGCGTTCGCGGTAGTTGATTGCGGCGTTCGCTCCGTACTCGATGCAGGCCGCGCCCTTCGCATCGCTTCCGACGGTGACGATCGCGTTGGAGCCAAGCGCGCGTGCGAACATGATAGCGGTCGTACCGATGCCGCTCGAACCCCCGTGGACGAGCAATGTCTCGCCCGGCTGCAGGCGCGCCCGCGTGAAGACGTTGTCGAAGACCGTGAATGCGTTTTCCGGGAGGCTGGCGCCTTCGATAAACGACCAGGTGGACGGCAGCGGCAAGACTTGCCCGTACGGGACGGCGACGTATTCGGCATAGCCTCCGCCGTTGCAGAGCGCGACGACGCGATCGCCGGCCCGTAGCCCGTCGGTGGCATCGCCTAACGCGGCGATCGTTCCCGAGACCTCGAGGCCGAGGACCGGCGACGCGCCGGGCGGCGGCGGATACGAACCGGCCCGCTGGAGGGTATCGGCGCGGCAGACGCCGGCGGCCTCGACTTTGATGAGGACTTCGCCCGCGCCGGGCGTGGGTGCGGGCCCTTCGGCCACGTAGAGCACGCCGGCAGGCCCCGGATTTGCAAACGCTATGTAGTTCACGGCTTTGAAAGTACCCACATCGAGTTCAAGAGTCCCGCGTCAGGAGCATCGCATCGCCGAAAGAGAAAAATCGGTAGCGCTCTTGGACGGCGGTTCGATAAGCACGTGCGATCCGCTCGCGGCCGGCAAAGGCGCTCACCAATACCAGCAGCGTCGAGCGCGGTAAATGAAAATTGGTGATCATGGCGTCGACGGCCTGAAATTGGAAGCCGGGTGCGATGAAGATGTCGGTCTGCTGTTCTCCCGCTAGGATGCGCCCGTTGGCCCGCGCGCTTCCCTCCAGGGCGCGAACCACGGTGGTGCCCGCCGCAACGACCCTGCGGCCTTCGCGGCGCGCTTGCGCTATGGCGTCGACGGCTGCCGGCGGGATATGAAATCGCTCGGCATGCATCACGTGTTCGTCGATACGCTCGCTCTGCATGGGCCGAAAGGTTCCGATCCCGACATCCAGCGTGAGCCGGGCGATCTCGACGCCGGCGGTATCGAGCGCCTGCAGCACCTCGGGCGTGAAGTGCAGCGAAGCGGTTGGGGCGGCGACGCTGCCCGGGGTGCGCGCGAAGACGGTTTGGTAGCGGGCTTGGGCTTCGTCGCTATCGTTCTTGATGTACGGCGGCAGCGGAAGCCGGCCCGCCTGAGCTAGAAATGCTTCGAACGGCCGATCGAGATCGAAGGCGACCTCGCGCATCCCCCCGTCGAATTCGCGCTCCACGCGGGCGCTGCCGAAACCCTCGAACGCGATGCGTTCGCCCACGCGTAGCCGGCGCGCCGGGCGCGCGAGCGCGACCCAGCGCGTTGCGGCGGCATCGTAGCGCATGGACTCCGCGGGGTGCAAGAGCAGCAATTCCACGCGCCCGCCCGCCCCCTCGGGGACGACGCGCGTGCCGAAGATGCGCGCGGCGATCACGCGCGTTTCGTTTAGAACCAACAGATCGCCGCGGCGCAACAGCTGCGGTAAATCGTGAAAGATGCGATGTTCGACGCGCGCTGCGCCGACGACCATCAGGCGACTCGCATCGCGTCGTTCCGCGGGGTGCTGGGCTATGAGGTCGGCGGGAAGTTCGAAATCGTAGGCGCTGGCTAGCTGGTCGATAGACGTTGGTGCTCCAGCTCGAGGAAATTCGTCAGACGTTTCCTGTCGTCGTCGGTGGCGTCGACGATCAGGATGCCGACTTGAAAGGTGTCGTCGTTGAAGCCCTTGATCCATCGGACTTGGCCGCGAAGCCGCAAGAATGGGCTACGTTTCATCGTGAGCGTATATTTGGTTCCAACCGGCAGATACTGATCGACGATCACGCGCATCCCGGTCGGCGAAATATCGGCAACCGCGCCGCGAAAGAGCATGGCCGAGAGCGGATCTTCAACGACGACGTCGATGAACTTGCGTAGCCGTAAGGCGTAGCGCTTATCGTTTTCGTCGTCAGTCATGTCCGATAGTGGTTCCTGGAAAATAGAACGCGAGAATATCGGACGCACGATGCCCGGCCAGCGCCATGCCGAGCGCTCCCCATTGACACAGGCCGACCCCGTGCCCGAGGCCTCCGCCGGCAATGGCCAGCGTTCCCGGCTCTTGGGCAGGTGAGGCGGGGGAATCGTTCATCAAGCCCATCTTCGTGATCAACAGGCTCGGTACCGTGCGCGCGCCGACGGAAAGCCGAAAGCGACTGGCCATGACGAACTCCGAGGCGCCGCCGGCATCCAGTTCGACGGTCTTGGCGCGGCCGCTCGGATCGATCGCGCCGAGGCGCACGTCGGTCAACGCGCCGATGGGTGCGAGTTGCGCGGTAAAAGCGCTCGCCACCGTCGCTAAAGGAAGGGTGCGCTGCCAGCGATAGTACGGCGAAGCCGTGCAATACGGGCACGGAACGCCCATCAGATAGGCGAATGAGGGCCCGTTCCAAGCGTCGGACGATGCCTCGGTGTGGCCGCCGCAGCACGACGAGTAGAGCGCGTAGGCGAACGCGTCGGCGTATCGCAGGACCGACCCGGCGGTGGCGTCGACCGCCGCGCGCGCCGCGGGTGATTCCGAAGCGTATCCGCCGTAAACCTGATCGAGTTCCGAGGGAACGACGTCGTACGCGCGGCGCGGATTGCTCCGCTGCAACACGTAGGTACGCGAGCAGATCGCTTGCGCTTGCATCGCCGCGCTCGGCCACGCCGGCGACATTTCGCGCGGGACGACGCTGTAGAGATAGGCCTCGAGATCGACCAGATTGACGATCGAACCATCCGGAGTCTGCGTAAACGTTCCGCGGTAGGGGCGTCCGTTGAATGCGAAGCGATCGGGGCCTTGCACGACGGCCGTGCCGCGCCCGAGCAAGACGCGTAACGCTTGCCGCGTGGTTGTGGTAGCGGGGTCGAATTCGTCGGCCGCTCCCGCACGCGCGCGACCGCGCGTTGCGAACCCGAGCATCCCCGCACCTGCGGCGGCAAGGAAACGCGAGCGCGGAATCACCACAAGCGCCCTTGCTCGGGAGCGTCCGAATGCGTGCCGAGGTGACGGTATGCAACCGGTGTCGCTTTACGCCCGCTGGCGGTGCGCACGACGAATCCATGCTTGAGCAGGTAGGGTTCGACGACGTCCTCGAGCGTTTCGGCATCCTCGGTGAGTGTCGCCGCGATCGCTCCCATGCCGACCGGGCCGCCGCCGTATTGTTCCACGATGGTACGCAAGAACGCCCGATCCAGGCGGTCCAGGCCCAGATCGTCCACGCCTTCGCGGCGCAGGGCCTCGTCGGCAACGCTCGCATCGATGCGTCCCTCGGCCCGCACTTCGGCGAAGTCGCGAACGCGTCGCAGCAGGCGATTGGCAATGCGCGGCGTCCCGCGGCTTCGCGCGGCGATGGTGTGTGCGCCGGCGGCATCGATCGGCACGTTGAGCACCGAGGCCGAGCGCGTGACGATCCGCTCCAATTCTTCCACTGCGTAGTAATCGAGATGGTGCACGATGCCGAAGCGCTCGCGTAACGGCGCGGTTAACATCCCCGCGCGCGTGGTTGCTCCGACGAGCGTGAATTGTTTGAGCGGTAATTTGAGCGTCTTGGCGTAAGCGCCGCGATCGACGACGAAATCGATCTGATAATCCTCCATCGCGGGATAGAGAAATTCTTCCACGACGCGTCCCAGGCGATGAATCTCGTCGATGAACAGCACGTCGCCATCTTCGAGCGAGGTGAGGATGCCGACGAGGTCCTTCGGTTTCTCGAGCGTAGGCCCGCTGGTGGGGCGAAAATTCGCGCCCATCTCCCTGGCAATCAAACCGGCCAGCGTCGTCTTGCCTAAGCCCGGCGGCCCAAAGAATAAGATGTGATCGAGCGGTTCTCCACGCTTGGATGCAGCGGCGATCGCAATTC
This genomic window contains:
- a CDS encoding Fe-Mn family superoxide dismutase, with protein sequence MNVYTPHKWELSGLAGISDETLQIHFGLYEGYVKNTNLLNERIGELRAAGKNVGSDPAYAELVRRLGWEYNGMRLHELYFDNMTKSPTELKSGKLYDALGAAYGSFDAWKKDFSAVGAMRGIGWAIAYMDPTNGQITNHWITEHEMGHPAGFKPIVVLDIWEHAYFRDYKPADRPKYIEAFLANTDWAACEKRLA
- a CDS encoding NAD(P)H-quinone oxidoreductase codes for the protein MNYIAFANPGPAGVLYVAEGPAPTPGAGEVLIKVEAAGVCRADTLQRAGSYPPPPGASPVLGLEVSGTIAALGDATDGLRAGDRVVALCNGGGYAEYVAVPYGQVLPLPSTWSFIEGASLPENAFTVFDNVFTRARLQPGETLLVHGGSSGIGTTAIMFARALGSNAIVTVGSDAKGAACIEYGANAAINYRERDFVAEVARLTDGRGVDAILDIVGGDYIARDIECLATDGRIACIATAGGASATIDIGKLMRRRGTIMGSSLRARTTAEKAAIARSLRERIWPLLEARMAIVPAIDSLYTFGEAAKAHERMESSRHIGKIVLVPDASQAD
- the queA gene encoding tRNA preQ1(34) S-adenosylmethionine ribosyltransferase-isomerase QueA, which encodes MDQLASAYDFELPADLIAQHPAERRDASRLMVVGAARVEHRIFHDLPQLLRRGDLLVLNETRVIAARIFGTRVVPEGAGGRVELLLLHPAESMRYDAAATRWVALARPARRLRVGERIAFEGFGSARVEREFDGGMREVAFDLDRPFEAFLAQAGRLPLPPYIKNDSDEAQARYQTVFARTPGSVAAPTASLHFTPEVLQALDTAGVEIARLTLDVGIGTFRPMQSERIDEHVMHAERFHIPPAAVDAIAQARREGRRVVAAGTTVVRALEGSARANGRILAGEQQTDIFIAPGFQFQAVDAMITNFHLPRSTLLVLVSAFAGRERIARAYRTAVQERYRFFSFGDAMLLTRDS
- a CDS encoding PilZ domain-containing protein, producing MTDDENDKRYALRLRKFIDVVVEDPLSAMLFRGAVADISPTGMRVIVDQYLPVGTKYTLTMKRSPFLRLRGQVRWIKGFNDDTFQVGILIVDATDDDRKRLTNFLELEHQRLSTS
- a CDS encoding SpoIID/LytB domain-containing protein; its protein translation is MVIPRSRFLAAAGAGMLGFATRGRARAGAADEFDPATTTTRQALRVLLGRGTAVVQGPDRFAFNGRPYRGTFTQTPDGSIVNLVDLEAYLYSVVPREMSPAWPSAAMQAQAICSRTYVLQRSNPRRAYDVVPSELDQVYGGYASESPAARAAVDATAGSVLRYADAFAYALYSSCCGGHTEASSDAWNGPSFAYLMGVPCPYCTASPYYRWQRTLPLATVASAFTAQLAPIGALTDVRLGAIDPSGRAKTVELDAGGASEFVMASRFRLSVGARTVPSLLITKMGLMNDSPASPAQEPGTLAIAGGGLGHGVGLCQWGALGMALAGHRASDILAFYFPGTTIGHD
- the ruvB gene encoding Holliday junction branch migration DNA helicase RuvB, which produces MHEDTARKRLIGPDDAQGPERIVDPTDTLEDEVYGASLRPRSFADYVGQERVVENLRIAIAAASKRGEPLDHILFFGPPGLGKTTLAGLIAREMGANFRPTSGPTLEKPKDLVGILTSLEDGDVLFIDEIHRLGRVVEEFLYPAMEDYQIDFVVDRGAYAKTLKLPLKQFTLVGATTRAGMLTAPLRERFGIVHHLDYYAVEELERIVTRSASVLNVPIDAAGAHTIAARSRGTPRIANRLLRRVRDFAEVRAEGRIDASVADEALRREGVDDLGLDRLDRAFLRTIVEQYGGGPVGMGAIAATLTEDAETLEDVVEPYLLKHGFVVRTASGRKATPVAYRHLGTHSDAPEQGRLW